One region of Paenibacillus polymyxa M1 genomic DNA includes:
- a CDS encoding TadE family protein — translation MLCKLVQKEDGSFSLETSLVFPILLLVIFIMLFFCLYIYQKSILVQVASTASERAAYSWDNSFKDPRTGAFAQGQRDSLYWRLKDDVMLGALFGWAGANNQESVQVPGGNEGGSLPAQKLSNAENRMPAGMHGQMTYENSMIHRKVTTELNKIVEVPLLNQFLDQTDLQGKMSSGVVEPVEWIRTVELVRYYGAKFMGRGSGEKVEPAIVGKVLMQYGQNGQ, via the coding sequence ATGCTGTGCAAATTGGTACAAAAAGAGGACGGAAGCTTCTCCTTGGAGACTTCCCTCGTCTTTCCCATTTTGCTGCTGGTTATTTTTATAATGTTATTCTTTTGCCTGTATATATATCAAAAATCTATATTGGTGCAGGTTGCCTCTACTGCTTCGGAAAGAGCCGCTTACAGTTGGGATAACAGCTTTAAGGACCCGCGTACGGGAGCATTTGCGCAAGGGCAACGGGATTCTCTCTATTGGCGCTTGAAGGATGACGTTATGTTAGGCGCCCTGTTTGGCTGGGCCGGAGCCAATAATCAGGAAAGTGTACAGGTACCAGGCGGCAATGAAGGAGGCTCGTTACCTGCTCAGAAGCTGTCCAATGCAGAAAATAGAATGCCTGCGGGTATGCATGGGCAGATGACATATGAGAACAGTATGATTCACCGTAAGGTGACCACAGAGCTAAATAAGATCGTGGAGGTACCTTTGTTGAATCAGTTTTTAGATCAGACAGATTTACAAGGAAAAATGAGCTCGGGTGTGGTGGAACCTGTGGAATGGATTCGTACAGTGGAGTTGGTCCGTTACTATGGTGCGAAGTTTATGGGTAGAGGCTCAGGTGAAAAGGTAGAACCGGCAATTGTAGGGAAAGTATTGATGCAATATGGGCAAAACGGTCAGTAA
- a CDS encoding Flp1 family type IVb pilin: MMMTIVAGSIRKLHKDEDGLGTLEMILIIAILIAVAIIFKDQIKKIVEGLLKKADKKSNDFMDS; this comes from the coding sequence ATGATGATGACAATTGTAGCAGGTAGTATTCGTAAATTGCACAAGGATGAGGATGGTTTGGGGACGTTAGAAATGATCCTGATCATTGCGATTCTGATTGCGGTGGCGATTATTTTTAAAGATCAGATCAAGAAAATTGTAGAAGGGCTGTTGAAAAAGGCGGATAAAAAAAGTAACGATTTTATGGATTCATAA
- a CDS encoding type II secretion system F family protein, protein MRTGKATAKQVSREVPSLPDYTVYTLSTAQKSMCILSSGVLFATIGYLFYHQWILSLLCAAGAVVMPRYFRKFLLQRRRSALSIQFKQALYSLSSSLSAGRSVENGFREAVEDLRLLSPDGDHDLIFEFNIITACLEIGQPVEAALQDLARRAQIEDITNFADVFAACKRTGGDLVEVVRRASSVIGEKLEIQQEIGVMIAQKRFESRVMFAAPFLFVLFMTVTAGDYMMPLYSGTGMILSTFCLLVLGGCLVWINHIMKIEV, encoded by the coding sequence ATGAGAACAGGAAAGGCGACTGCCAAGCAAGTGTCACGTGAGGTCCCTTCTCTGCCAGATTATACGGTGTATACATTATCGACTGCACAAAAAAGTATGTGCATTCTCTCTAGTGGAGTGTTGTTCGCGACGATCGGATATCTATTTTATCACCAATGGATATTATCGTTGCTGTGTGCTGCTGGAGCTGTGGTGATGCCTCGTTATTTTAGAAAGTTTTTGCTGCAACGACGTAGGTCTGCTTTAAGTATTCAATTTAAGCAGGCTTTATACTCGCTTTCGTCTTCTCTTTCAGCGGGAAGGTCGGTGGAGAATGGGTTTCGTGAGGCTGTAGAGGATTTGAGGTTGCTTAGTCCGGATGGAGATCACGATCTGATTTTTGAATTTAACATTATTACGGCCTGCCTCGAAATCGGACAGCCTGTAGAGGCTGCTTTGCAGGATTTGGCTCGTCGGGCTCAGATTGAGGATATTACGAATTTTGCGGACGTATTTGCGGCTTGCAAACGAACCGGAGGTGATCTGGTGGAAGTCGTACGACGGGCTTCAAGTGTCATTGGTGAGAAGCTGGAAATTCAGCAGGAGATCGGTGTAATGATTGCGCAGAAACGTTTTGAATCGAGGGTTATGTTTGCAGCGCCTTTTTTGTTTGTTTTGTTTATGACAGTGACCGCAGGAGACTACATGATGCCCTTATACAGCGGTACAGGTATGATTCTGTCAACCTTTTGCCTACTGGTGCTTGGTGGCTGTCTCGTGTGGATCAACCACATTATGAAGATTGAAGTGTAA
- a CDS encoding CpaF family protein, with product MNEEQFKVLRADIRNGLDVTSSVKDTDLVRHIEKRILHDVELASLTSREKHALVRKIFNSFRGLDVLQPLIDDPTVTEIMINSHREIFVERAGEVIQVPDQFESRERLEDLIQTIVAGVNRIVNEASPIVDARLKDGSRVNIVLPPVALKGPTMTIRKFPERPMTMDDLIRMGALNIEAAAMLKDLVRSKYNIFISGGTGSGKTTFLNALSQFIPSSERIITIEDSAELQIVTVPNLVSMETRNGNTEGKGEITIRDLIRSSLRMRPNRIVVGEVRGSEALDMLQAMNTGHDGSLSTGHSNNIRDMVSRLETMVLGGAELPLGVVRQQISSAIDIFVHLSRLRDKSRRVLEISEVIGFENGEVTLNPLYRFQEHGESKGQIVGELERCGGGLQHTLKLQMAGIKPEIWHKGGVSA from the coding sequence ATGAATGAGGAACAATTTAAGGTATTGCGCGCGGATATTCGTAACGGGCTGGACGTAACGTCCTCGGTAAAGGATACAGATCTAGTACGGCATATCGAAAAGCGAATTTTACACGACGTAGAGCTGGCGAGCTTAACTTCCCGAGAAAAGCATGCACTTGTCCGCAAAATTTTCAACTCTTTCCGTGGGCTGGATGTGCTCCAGCCGTTGATTGACGACCCGACCGTAACGGAAATTATGATCAATAGTCATCGGGAAATCTTCGTGGAGCGGGCAGGTGAGGTGATTCAGGTGCCCGATCAATTCGAATCCCGCGAACGACTGGAGGATTTGATCCAGACGATTGTAGCCGGGGTGAACCGAATTGTGAATGAGGCTTCTCCCATTGTGGATGCCCGACTAAAGGACGGATCACGTGTAAATATCGTGCTGCCGCCAGTTGCTCTTAAGGGTCCGACGATGACCATACGGAAGTTTCCCGAGCGTCCCATGACGATGGATGATTTGATACGAATGGGTGCACTCAATATAGAAGCCGCCGCTATGCTCAAAGACTTGGTACGTAGCAAGTACAACATTTTTATAAGCGGCGGAACGGGCTCTGGTAAAACAACTTTTCTGAATGCATTATCCCAGTTCATCCCTTCGTCTGAACGGATTATTACGATTGAAGATTCGGCAGAGCTGCAAATTGTGACTGTCCCCAACCTGGTTTCCATGGAAACACGGAACGGGAACACCGAGGGGAAGGGAGAAATCACGATTCGTGATCTGATTCGTTCCTCCTTACGTATGCGGCCTAACCGCATTGTGGTGGGTGAGGTCAGAGGGAGTGAGGCGTTGGATATGCTGCAAGCGATGAACACGGGACATGATGGAAGCTTATCAACTGGGCACTCGAATAATATCCGCGATATGGTCAGCCGGCTGGAAACGATGGTACTCGGTGGGGCAGAGCTTCCGCTTGGAGTAGTACGGCAGCAGATTAGCTCGGCCATTGATATATTCGTTCATCTGTCACGGCTACGCGACAAATCCAGAAGGGTGCTGGAAATTAGCGAAGTGATTGGTTTTGAAAATGGTGAGGTGACGCTGAATCCCCTTTATCGCTTCCAGGAACACGGAGAAAGTAAAGGACAAATTGTAGGGGAACTGGAACGTTGTGGTGGGGGGCTACAACATACATTGAAGCTGCAAATGGCCGGGATCAAGCCGGAAATTTGGCACAAGGGAGGAGTATCGGCATGA
- a CDS encoding DUF5702 domain-containing protein produces MFGKGRNTKDGESGAVTVFLILILAVMFGFIAVFIDYARIAALHVQTERLTHAAVRSVMSAYDPALQQEYGLFAYGEGGGEQIMVKVLNDSARRTARAETLPLMNMKLDSSSLQMERELGKYAIFNEQIREEMKYKAPVDFTMEVLEKLKPLSQNMKEASHTVDLLKRLQKLYDRREAKLDDMLEKQRKAGAYMEEVRKRIIKQRGTYMPNQYIWDPLEVVADIAAQYKHYVHVYEDNKKSVDDVKIMQMEKYTRRARKALDRLRQVMVQTGEEHDKLLLQAKEPLNEARQINEEMRKVIVQYKQRAANAGYDEVSAAPTPSGAGSNADPSVGSARQRAEDLLVPSNEFEQWEAGIEKQRIAINTANNRITSMMRTLSFYTDPFLNADMLKQEVASTLKEIDKYLNAYAWAGPANVLDGEARTMDTRRGPDKERKKMEREAKNKLKQAYRIIEVLSKGKQSAEQFRVVEQYYNESISFNQSSSSPSVSADLSYDTYDATGASMDSMDGLYEAASNLLIQLGDEFYQNEYALSYFHHVDFSRFGSLAGSGGNVGNAAQILGDQLEVNNQEVEYILYGFHNPTGNLAAAYGEIFAMRLAIRTMEGLVKNSSKGNPLVVLAAALLYGVEKAIEDMIMLAQKGDVPLSDFLKFRMTYKDHLRLFLMLHSNNERKMSRMLALIRLNTDVNPAERRTYAKGEVKNGMRLWFLPGVMKMLGTASKEGESIKGSVYYVTKTAHFSY; encoded by the coding sequence GTGTTTGGTAAGGGACGAAATACAAAGGACGGAGAATCAGGTGCTGTCACGGTATTCCTCATTCTGATTTTGGCGGTCATGTTCGGTTTTATTGCTGTATTTATTGATTACGCGAGAATTGCTGCGCTGCATGTGCAGACCGAACGGCTGACCCATGCAGCGGTACGGTCAGTGATGTCTGCTTATGATCCGGCATTACAACAGGAGTATGGTTTGTTTGCTTATGGTGAAGGCGGCGGCGAACAAATTATGGTCAAAGTGCTGAATGACAGTGCGCGGCGTACGGCGCGCGCGGAAACGCTACCGCTAATGAATATGAAGCTGGATTCCAGTTCACTGCAAATGGAAAGGGAGCTTGGTAAATATGCCATATTTAACGAGCAGATCCGTGAAGAGATGAAGTATAAAGCGCCTGTCGATTTTACGATGGAAGTGCTAGAAAAGCTAAAGCCGCTCTCTCAAAATATGAAGGAGGCTTCACACACGGTAGATTTGCTGAAACGGCTGCAAAAGCTGTATGACAGACGTGAGGCCAAACTGGATGACATGCTGGAGAAACAGCGTAAGGCAGGAGCTTATATGGAAGAGGTTCGCAAACGGATTATTAAACAGAGGGGGACATATATGCCTAATCAGTATATATGGGACCCACTTGAAGTTGTAGCCGACATTGCTGCTCAATATAAGCATTACGTACATGTATATGAGGACAACAAGAAGAGTGTGGATGACGTTAAAATCATGCAGATGGAGAAATATACAAGAAGGGCAAGGAAAGCACTGGATCGCCTGCGACAGGTCATGGTTCAGACTGGAGAGGAGCATGATAAGCTGCTTCTGCAAGCCAAGGAACCGTTAAATGAAGCCCGGCAGATTAATGAAGAAATGCGCAAAGTCATTGTTCAATATAAGCAGAGGGCGGCCAATGCAGGCTATGACGAGGTTTCTGCAGCCCCCACCCCAAGCGGAGCAGGCTCCAACGCTGATCCGTCTGTAGGAAGTGCCCGGCAAAGGGCAGAGGATTTGTTGGTTCCGAGCAATGAATTTGAGCAATGGGAAGCAGGAATCGAAAAGCAAAGGATCGCAATAAATACTGCTAACAATAGAATAACGAGCATGATGCGTACGCTGTCTTTCTATACAGATCCATTTTTGAATGCAGACATGCTCAAGCAAGAAGTTGCTTCAACGCTCAAGGAGATAGATAAATACTTAAATGCATATGCTTGGGCGGGACCCGCCAATGTACTCGACGGTGAGGCCAGAACGATGGATACGCGACGCGGCCCTGACAAAGAGCGCAAAAAAATGGAAAGAGAGGCAAAAAACAAGCTCAAGCAAGCTTATCGGATCATTGAGGTTCTTTCTAAAGGTAAACAAAGTGCTGAGCAATTCCGAGTAGTGGAGCAGTATTACAATGAAAGTATTTCGTTCAATCAGTCTTCATCCAGTCCATCTGTATCCGCTGATTTGTCCTATGACACCTATGATGCAACGGGGGCTTCCATGGATAGTATGGATGGTCTATACGAGGCGGCATCTAACTTACTGATTCAACTGGGAGACGAGTTTTACCAGAATGAGTACGCGCTTTCTTACTTCCATCATGTGGATTTCAGCCGTTTTGGCAGTTTGGCCGGATCAGGTGGAAATGTGGGTAATGCTGCACAGATTTTAGGGGACCAGCTGGAGGTGAATAATCAAGAAGTTGAGTACATCTTGTATGGGTTTCATAATCCGACGGGTAATCTGGCAGCTGCCTATGGGGAGATTTTTGCTATGAGGCTTGCCATTCGAACGATGGAGGGACTGGTCAAAAACAGTTCAAAGGGTAACCCGTTGGTCGTTTTGGCGGCAGCTTTGTTATATGGAGTAGAGAAGGCGATTGAAGATATGATCATGCTGGCGCAAAAAGGGGATGTTCCTTTGTCTGATTTTCTGAAATTTCGAATGACTTACAAGGATCATTTGCGATTGTTCCTGATGCTCCATAGCAATAATGAACGAAAAATGTCCCGTATGCTTGCTCTGATCCGCCTGAATACAGATGTCAATCCAGCTGAGCGACGGACGTATGCGAAGGGTGAGGTCAAGAATGGGATGAGGCTGTGGTTTCTACCTGGAGTAATGAAAATGCTCGGAACCGCCTCCAAAGAAGGCGAGAGTATTAAGGGAAGTGTGTACTATGTCACGAAAACAGCGCATTTTTCCTATTAA
- a CDS encoding histidine kinase — MESFKRKSPEEILDSINKLHRGRLKIYIGAVSGSGKTYHMLQEGQSLQHEGIDVVICAVSTLQRRETVEQVGSLERVPSIHWMKDGEEQKDLNVEALVARNPEVVLVDHLAHHNRKDASFPTRLEDIRYLLEMGISVITTVNVYELEGITEWVYQLTGFEAEYTVPVDTLELADEIRLIDATPEMILERLAKGYMHTPNPEMFHRGNLGKLRELALRLVAEDVNDSLERHREELGLHGASGAAERILVPVQYHWNGSIYVRRGEQVAKRLGGDMLVVSFVSSKRKLSKESAAFKRSIEQLADKIGSTFEEIPLFSRRRLPRQLIHYAVTHNVTRIVMGHSRQTPWQELVKGSLVNGILKRMKNMDLLLIADRAEQEGERILPTMRQEEGDTDPYHRLSVEEVQAEEAKILRGKLKVYIGAAPGVGKTYTMLREGNDLLESGIDVVIGLLETHGRAETLAQVGSLEMISRQSIERHGAHLEEMDTEAILRRNPEVVLVDELAHTNVPGSLRSKRYEDVLAILEQGISVISTMNVQHLESLNDAVEQITGIRVRETVPDHMMRLADEVQLVDVAPKSLQQRMREGKIYAPAKVEQALSHFFKLGNLIALRELALRELADDVDERLESWDRHESLRGPWRREEVIFVGVTLSENAERLIRRGFRIAFRLKAVWIVTYVHIGERIPERLNPRLEQLKLLTHRLGGTFEIRLVSSKREIADILIAPVEGYSGTQLIVGQSSRSSCWGKTAVVPRILRQARHMDVLIVADYDPDIKLETDY; from the coding sequence TTGGAGAGCTTCAAACGTAAATCACCAGAGGAGATACTGGATTCCATTAACAAATTGCATCGAGGCAGACTCAAAATATACATTGGTGCGGTCAGTGGCTCTGGCAAAACGTATCATATGCTGCAGGAGGGACAATCGCTGCAGCATGAAGGGATTGATGTTGTAATTTGTGCGGTATCGACTCTGCAACGGCGTGAGACCGTGGAACAGGTCGGCTCCCTAGAGCGAGTACCCAGTATTCATTGGATGAAGGATGGCGAGGAGCAAAAGGATCTGAATGTAGAAGCTTTAGTGGCACGAAATCCTGAGGTGGTGCTGGTAGATCATTTGGCACATCATAACCGAAAAGACGCCTCGTTTCCAACAAGGCTGGAGGATATTCGGTATTTGCTGGAGATGGGAATTAGCGTCATTACGACGGTCAATGTTTATGAACTCGAAGGGATCACGGAGTGGGTATATCAGCTGACTGGCTTTGAAGCGGAATATACGGTTCCGGTTGATACATTGGAGCTGGCGGATGAAATTCGTCTAATTGATGCCACCCCGGAGATGATTCTGGAACGGCTGGCGAAAGGTTATATGCATACGCCCAATCCAGAGATGTTTCACCGGGGAAATCTGGGTAAATTGCGTGAGCTCGCTCTGCGATTGGTGGCAGAGGATGTGAATGATTCGCTGGAACGGCACCGGGAGGAGCTAGGCTTGCACGGGGCGTCAGGAGCAGCAGAGCGTATTTTGGTGCCTGTCCAATATCATTGGAATGGGTCCATTTATGTACGTAGGGGAGAACAGGTGGCCAAGCGGTTGGGTGGAGATATGCTGGTGGTCTCTTTTGTCAGCTCGAAGCGCAAGCTGTCCAAGGAATCAGCAGCCTTCAAACGTTCCATTGAGCAGTTGGCCGACAAGATCGGATCGACATTTGAAGAAATCCCGCTCTTTTCCCGCAGAAGGCTGCCACGTCAACTTATCCATTATGCGGTGACTCACAATGTTACCCGAATTGTTATGGGGCATTCTCGGCAGACTCCGTGGCAGGAGCTGGTTAAAGGATCACTGGTGAACGGAATTTTAAAACGAATGAAAAATATGGATCTGCTGTTGATTGCAGACCGAGCCGAGCAGGAGGGCGAACGGATTTTGCCAACGATGAGACAGGAGGAAGGGGATACTGATCCGTATCATCGTTTGAGCGTTGAGGAAGTGCAGGCTGAGGAAGCCAAAATTCTGCGGGGCAAGCTCAAAGTATATATTGGTGCTGCTCCGGGGGTCGGTAAAACATACACCATGCTGAGAGAGGGAAATGATCTGCTGGAAAGCGGGATTGATGTGGTTATCGGATTGCTGGAAACGCACGGAAGAGCAGAAACACTAGCCCAGGTAGGATCTCTGGAGATGATTTCCCGTCAGTCTATCGAGCGTCATGGTGCACATTTGGAAGAGATGGACACTGAAGCCATTCTCAGGCGTAATCCTGAGGTAGTGCTAGTTGATGAGCTGGCACATACCAACGTTCCGGGAAGTCTGAGATCTAAGCGTTATGAGGATGTACTGGCCATTTTGGAACAAGGTATTTCTGTTATATCCACAATGAATGTGCAGCATCTGGAGAGCTTGAATGACGCAGTAGAACAAATTACTGGCATTCGGGTGAGAGAAACAGTTCCTGACCATATGATGCGTCTGGCCGATGAAGTACAGCTTGTTGATGTGGCTCCCAAATCGTTACAGCAACGTATGCGTGAGGGCAAAATTTACGCTCCTGCGAAGGTGGAGCAGGCACTTAGCCACTTTTTTAAGCTGGGTAATCTAATTGCGCTGCGTGAACTTGCTTTGCGGGAATTGGCAGATGATGTAGATGAGCGGCTGGAATCCTGGGATCGGCACGAGTCACTTCGGGGACCGTGGCGCAGGGAGGAAGTGATTTTTGTAGGCGTGACGCTAAGTGAAAATGCTGAAAGGTTGATTCGCCGCGGTTTTCGTATCGCATTTCGTTTGAAGGCTGTGTGGATTGTGACTTATGTCCATATCGGTGAGCGTATACCGGAGAGATTGAACCCTCGTCTGGAACAACTAAAGCTGCTGACCCACCGACTGGGGGGAACCTTTGAAATTCGGCTTGTTTCCAGCAAACGCGAGATTGCCGACATTTTGATTGCTCCAGTAGAAGGATATTCAGGTACGCAGCTCATCGTGGGACAGTCTTCCCGAAGTAGCTGTTGGGGGAAGACTGCGGTTGTGCCGAGGATTCTCCGTCAAGCACGTCATATGGATGTTCTTATCGTGGCGGATTATGATCCGGATATTAAGCTGGAGACAGATTATTAA
- a CDS encoding pilus assembly protein has translation MSRKQRIFPINQYLRQACGLKQREQGSIVLEASLVLPLFLFFIIFLIYMVQMTLVSTALQTTASETVKQVSAKIYPVSLAVETASAKIDAVRKPLDELPKLSVSEYASQFAAQLPPPIGDWVENAVQGGQKPLEELRGRLTEAALDPVLKPMLKPFMEKSILEYDRIHITSVHVPSLTETKDPYFRVELSYELPMKVPFLYRNIVLQAAAEERLWIGDTGEGAGTGDETGDKDAQHSIQLLVKPEPAVKGVYNLIKAKVEPGMNATLSVLYKSGESTAQHLGWTSANADGIVEWNWFVGTNTTPGQWSFVIETEDGRRIEVPFSVQKTTDG, from the coding sequence ATGTCACGAAAACAGCGCATTTTTCCTATTAATCAGTATCTACGGCAGGCTTGTGGACTGAAGCAGCGTGAACAAGGAAGTATTGTTTTAGAAGCGTCACTGGTGTTGCCATTGTTTTTGTTTTTTATTATTTTTCTCATTTATATGGTCCAAATGACACTGGTCTCCACAGCCTTGCAGACTACCGCTTCAGAAACGGTTAAGCAGGTTTCGGCTAAAATCTACCCGGTGTCTCTAGCCGTGGAGACGGCGTCCGCTAAAATAGATGCAGTCCGCAAACCGCTAGATGAACTTCCTAAGTTATCTGTGAGTGAATATGCAAGCCAATTCGCTGCCCAACTGCCACCTCCAATCGGCGACTGGGTAGAAAACGCTGTTCAAGGCGGTCAAAAGCCGCTGGAGGAGCTGCGGGGACGCTTGACGGAGGCTGCACTTGATCCTGTTCTGAAGCCGATGCTAAAGCCTTTTATGGAGAAAAGTATTCTGGAGTATGACCGTATTCATATAACGAGCGTACATGTACCCTCTCTTACAGAAACTAAGGACCCTTATTTTAGAGTAGAGCTATCGTATGAACTACCGATGAAAGTCCCCTTTTTGTATCGCAACATTGTGCTCCAAGCGGCGGCTGAGGAACGTCTTTGGATTGGTGATACAGGAGAGGGAGCAGGTACAGGTGATGAAACAGGGGATAAGGATGCGCAGCATTCCATACAGTTGCTTGTCAAGCCTGAGCCTGCTGTGAAGGGTGTATACAATTTGATCAAGGCCAAGGTTGAACCTGGGATGAATGCTACCCTTTCTGTACTTTATAAGTCAGGTGAAAGCACAGCTCAGCACTTGGGCTGGACCTCAGCCAATGCAGATGGGATTGTTGAATGGAACTGGTTTGTAGGAACAAACACAACACCAGGTCAATGGAGCTTTGTAATTGAAACGGAGGATGGCCGACGTATTGAGGTTCCGTTTTCTGTGCAGAAGACAACTGATGGATAG
- a CDS encoding type II secretion system F family protein: MGVVTLVCLVMLVLQVGGWVVLNQMYTAKYAHFRHMKLEGLRLQKLSVPFVHILHVSRATHRLPLLMFKLHRSIQKLYGMRNSGEKTMLFLAEMLGYGYMVAAGGALISIMMGGEATGLVLGLGLGVLVPVALVKDLHGKVQKRDQQILMELPELLSKMMLLVGAGETVQRALLHCVERKGADTVHPLYRELLQTVGEWESGYSFQQAFEHLSKRCGIQEVTIFTTTVLLNMRRGGSDFVMALRELSQTLWSKRTSISRTRGEQASSKLVFPMALILLTVIVLVGAPALMMMNM, from the coding sequence ATGGGTGTGGTGACGTTGGTTTGTCTGGTTATGCTGGTTCTGCAAGTGGGAGGTTGGGTGGTGCTGAACCAAATGTACACTGCTAAGTATGCACATTTTCGCCATATGAAGCTCGAAGGACTGCGGCTGCAAAAACTTTCGGTGCCTTTTGTACACATACTTCATGTTTCACGTGCCACTCATAGGTTGCCTTTGCTGATGTTCAAGCTACACCGTTCCATACAGAAGCTGTATGGTATGCGCAACAGCGGAGAAAAAACGATGCTTTTTCTGGCAGAAATGTTGGGGTACGGATATATGGTGGCTGCTGGTGGAGCTTTAATATCCATTATGATGGGCGGGGAAGCGACCGGACTGGTGCTTGGCTTGGGGCTCGGTGTTCTGGTGCCAGTAGCGCTGGTCAAGGATTTGCATGGGAAAGTACAGAAGCGGGATCAGCAAATCTTAATGGAATTGCCTGAATTATTGAGTAAAATGATGCTTTTGGTTGGTGCGGGAGAGACAGTACAACGGGCTTTGCTTCATTGTGTGGAGCGTAAAGGGGCGGATACGGTACACCCATTGTATCGGGAATTGCTGCAGACAGTGGGGGAATGGGAAAGTGGCTATTCCTTTCAACAGGCATTTGAACATCTGAGCAAACGTTGTGGTATTCAAGAAGTGACGATATTTACAACAACAGTTTTATTGAATATGAGGCGTGGCGGGAGCGATTTTGTAATGGCTTTACGTGAGTTATCTCAGACGTTATGGAGCAAGCGGACTTCGATTAGCCGTACAAGAGGGGAACAGGCTTCTTCAAAGTTAGTCTTCCCGATGGCACTAATTTTGCTAACGGTCATTGTGCTGGTGGGCGCTCCGGCTTTAATGATGATGAATATGTAG
- a CDS encoding AAA family ATPase, with product MSVLVPVKVVLAVESRDYIEPLLNYVHGSEYARRLRITAFSQPEAFHQYMMETSGMKRPDVVVGEMPFLNLWTAREDADIPCLVLHEGEQVSEYGQPVLKYQPLSELVGIILETARQRSNGRKSVNSREGGMIIGMVAASGGLGKTTAALNMSKQLGNEGYSVFYLNLETVDSSSLFTGSDSSSGVQGEGEGMSRLLYDLKSERNEGTSLSLASYCVRCPEIQADTFQPVYNRKELTDMTCDEAKELIRTIAESGQYDVVIVDCDSEHGERAQAVLEASHKLIWLLADDLMSMHKCGLWLDVLETTQPEGLEAMICKTSFVVNRYMGTMINSLPRDFMELNGALPYIPSWKQMQHRELLLSSPIYQREIRHLCRELLDMESTAQSTVAWS from the coding sequence ATGAGCGTATTGGTTCCGGTAAAAGTGGTATTGGCCGTAGAAAGTCGGGATTATATTGAGCCTCTGCTGAATTATGTTCACGGAAGCGAGTACGCCAGAAGGCTCAGAATAACGGCTTTTTCGCAGCCGGAGGCATTTCATCAATACATGATGGAAACTAGCGGAATGAAAAGACCAGATGTGGTAGTAGGTGAAATGCCCTTTCTGAATCTATGGACAGCTCGGGAAGATGCGGATATTCCTTGTTTGGTATTGCATGAGGGAGAACAAGTAAGCGAATATGGGCAGCCTGTATTAAAATATCAGCCTTTATCTGAACTGGTCGGTATTATTTTGGAAACGGCGAGACAGAGGTCGAATGGTCGGAAAAGCGTAAACAGTCGGGAAGGTGGAATGATTATCGGCATGGTGGCAGCTTCAGGTGGATTGGGCAAGACAACGGCCGCGCTCAATATGTCCAAGCAGCTGGGGAATGAGGGATATTCGGTATTCTATTTGAATCTGGAAACGGTGGATTCAAGCTCGTTGTTCACTGGTTCAGACAGTTCTAGCGGAGTACAAGGAGAAGGAGAAGGAATGTCCAGACTGCTGTATGATCTCAAGTCGGAGAGAAATGAGGGCACTTCGTTATCTTTGGCTTCGTATTGTGTGCGTTGTCCTGAAATTCAGGCTGATACGTTTCAACCTGTCTATAATCGCAAGGAATTGACAGACATGACTTGTGATGAAGCGAAAGAGCTCATTCGAACGATTGCTGAAAGCGGGCAGTATGATGTAGTGATCGTAGATTGCGATTCTGAACATGGTGAGCGGGCTCAAGCCGTGCTTGAAGCTAGTCATAAGCTGATCTGGTTGCTGGCTGACGATTTAATGAGTATGCACAAGTGCGGATTATGGCTGGATGTTTTAGAAACTACACAGCCTGAAGGGCTTGAAGCCATGATATGCAAAACCAGCTTTGTGGTGAATCGCTACATGGGAACTATGATCAACTCGTTACCTCGTGACTTCATGGAACTGAACGGAGCGTTACCCTATATACCTTCATGGAAACAAATGCAGCATCGTGAGCTGCTGCTTAGTTCACCGATTTATCAGCGGGAAATTCGTCATTTGTGCCGCGAGCTGCTGGATATGGAGAGCACAGCACAGTCGACGGTTGCTTGGTCTTAA